In Tenebrio molitor chromosome 6, icTenMoli1.1, whole genome shotgun sequence, one genomic interval encodes:
- the LOC138133156 gene encoding vesicular glutamate transporter 1-like — MYVDSNNFDTFKYYLTNTSNVAEILSCRRILYVMVASCFILNALLKTVINSAIVAMINKKNQTDANLFDWTESEKQNILGIFFWGFALTKIPSGRLAEVIGSRRVSGYSMMLASLLTLLTPILAYWNYYALLTSRVLMGFLLGASWPAIMPLAAKWVPPEEQSMFMTTLASSAIGISLASHISGILIPKFGWQSVFYITGSMSLFWSLIWFYLIYDSPQQHPRISHKEKQLLENTTRKNVNAHLKKKFGEIPWKEILTSKPVYAIVFAQISNFVATMIILTQLPSYLDQVFQYNMKEIGLFSGLPTWGKLQSWDSAKSKDNIVQQETEMLACKSNNIF, encoded by the exons atgtATGTAGATAGTAATAACTTCGATACGTTTAAA TACTATTTAACCAATACATCTAATGTTGCAGAAATTCTTTCGTGCCGTCGAATTCTATATGTGATGGTTgcaagttgttttattttaaacgcTTTGTTAAAAACTGTTATCAACAGTGCAATCGTTGCaatgatcaacaagaaaaatcAAACTGATGCGAATTTGTTCGACTGGACCGAATCTGAGAAACAGAACATTTTGGGAATATTTTTTTGGGGATTTGCTCTCACTAAAATTCCAAGTGGAAGATTAGCGGAGGTAATTGGTTCACGACGAGTTTCTGGATATTCAATGATGTTAGCTTCGTTATTAACACTTTTGACACCAATATTAGCCTACTGGAATTATTATGCTTTGTTGACATCAAGAGTTTTGATGGGTTTTTTACTAGGTGCTAGCTGGCCGGCTATTATGCCTTTAGCAGCCAAGTGGGTACCACCTGAAGAACAGTCTATGTTTATGACAACTTTAGCAAGCAGTGCAATAGGAATATCACTCGCGTCTCATATAAGTGGTATCCTTATTCCTAAATTTGGCTGGCAGAGTGTTTTTTATATCACTGGATCCATGTCATTATTTTGGTCACTGATTTGGTTTTACTTAATATATGATTCCCCCCAACAACATCCCAGAATTTCACATAAAGAAAAGCAACTTCTTGAAAATACgacaagaaaaaatgttaatgcACACCTTAAGAAAAAGTTTGGTGAGATTCCTTGGAAAGAAATACTCACATCTAAGCCAGTGTATGCAATCGTTTTCGCACAAATTTCAAACTTTGTTGCTACCATGATTATATTGACACAGTTACCTTCTTATTTAGACCAAGTATTTCAATACAACATGAAAGAAATCGGACTATTTTCTGGTCTACCTACCTGGG GAAAGCTGCAAAGTTGGGATTCTGCCAAGAGCAAGGACAACATTGTACAACAAGAAACAGAAATGCTTGCTTGTAAGAGTaacaatattttctaa
- the LOC138133523 gene encoding sialin-like, translated as MVREILTCRRVLHLMVNSEFIMNTMLKAVFNIAIVAMVKKKDQPNTSHLFSWSEDQKQEILGIFFWGFALTKIVSGRLAEIIGSRKVSGYSMALASLLTICTPTIAYWNYYVLLMSRVVVGFLIGATWPAVMPLASKWIPPQDHSVFISCLASTAIGAALAYHLHGVLIDAYGWASVFYVTGSMGLLWSLVWFYLVYDSPNQHPRISQREKQTIESEIEVNNAKPKQFNQIPWKQIAKSGPVWAITAGQVATFLGYTTCLNEMPSYLDQVLHLNIKQNGFFSGLPYWGGYCASLGSGYIADWLIKSGKLSTTTVRKIFESVALLIPTMSMLTLALWGDIPLIAFIAFTTSLTTNAISTAGHAANILDISPNYAGTICGIVNTFSAFAVYLSTRLVAMLLRNGQSFQEWRHLFWTLFSTYLSASIIYLIWCSSKVQPWDSEKREENVPHSIDMHLLGKKENA; from the exons ATGGTACGTG AGATTTTGACATGCCGTCGAGTGTTACATCTAATGGTGAACAGTGAATTTATAATGAACACCATGTTAAAAGCAGTTTTCAACATTGCAATAGTGGCCATGGTAAAAAAGAAAGATCAACCCAACACATCACATCTGTTCTCTTGGAGCGAAGATCAAAAACAAGAAATTCTGGGTATCTTTTTTTGGGGTTTTGCACTCACCAAAATAGTTAGTGGAAGATTAGCTGAAATCATAGGTTCAAGAAAAGTGAGTGGTTATTCCATGGCGTTAGCTTCTTTGCTTACGATTTGTACACCAACGATTGCTTATTGGAACTATTACGTTTTGTTAATGTCAAGAGTAGTAGTGGGATTTTTGATAGGAGCCACTTGGCCAGCAGTGATGCCACTAGCATCAAAGTGGATACCACCTCAAGACCACTCGGTATTTATCTCATGTTTAGCATCCACTGCCATAGGAGCTGCTCTAGCTTACCATTTGCACGGTGTGCTAATAGATGCGTACGGATGGGCAAGTGTCTTTTACGTCACCGGAAGCATGGGTCTACTATGGTCGCTCGTTTGGTTTTACCTAGTTTACGATTCTCCCAACCAACATCCCAGAATTTCGCAACGAGAAAAACAGACAATCGAGAGTGAAATCGAAGTTAACAACGCAAaaccaaaacaatttaatcagATTCCTTGGAAGCAGATAGCGAAGAGTGGACCTGTCTGGGCTATTACTGCTGGTCAGGTCGCAACGTTTTTAGGTTACACGACTTGCTTAAATGAGATGCCTTCGTACCTGGACCAAGTACTTCACCTAAACATAAAACAGAATGGATTTTTTTCGGGATTGCCGTACTGGG GGGGTTACTGTGCGTCATTGGGTTCTGGATATATAGCAGACTGGTTGATAAAGTCTGGAAAGTTGTCCACCACAACTGttagaaaaattttcgaatCTGTGGCGCTGCTGATACCGACCATGTCAATGCTGACATTAGCGTTATGGGGTGACATACCTCTAATCGCATTTATAGCATTCACAACAAGCTTGACAACAAATGCAATCAGCACCGCTGGTCACGCTGCAAACATCTTGGACATTTCGCCCAATTACGCTGGTACCATTTGTGGTATAGTGAATACGTTCTCAGCATTCGCTGTCTATTTGTCGACCAGGCTAGTAGCCATGCTACTCAGAAATGGTCAAAGCTTTCAAGAATGGCGCCATCTTTTTTGGACTTTGTTTTCTACGTACTTGTCTGCAAGTATCATTTATCTGATCTGGTGTTCCAGTAAAGTGCAACCGTGGGACTCAGAAAAACGAGAAGAGAACGTGCCGCATAGTATCGACATGCACTTGCTcggtaaaaaagaaaatgcttaa